From the genome of Mycobacteriales bacterium, one region includes:
- a CDS encoding acyl-CoA dehydrogenase family protein, which produces MRRDLYEADHEAFRATVRGFLERYVVPHHAEWEQAGIVDRGVWLEAGKHGLLGFDVPEEYGGGGVSDFRYNAVLVEEVTRAHASGIGFGLHNDVVAPYLIKLATDEQKARWLPGFCSGELITAIAMSEPAAGSDLQGIQTTAVRDGDSWVVNGSKTFITNGINSDLVVVVVKTDADKGAHGISLLMVERGMPGFERGRNLDKIGLKAQDTAELFFSDVRVPVTNLLGEENRGFVHLMDNLPQERLSIAVGAVAASENVLAATVEYCKTRTAFGRPIGSFQNSRFVLAELATEVEIARVYLDKAILELNAGRLSVTDAAMAKWWTTELQKRVIDGCLQLHGGYGYMTEFPIAKAYLDSRVQTIYGGTTEIMKEIIGRSLGL; this is translated from the coding sequence GTGCGCAGGGATCTCTACGAGGCTGACCACGAGGCGTTCCGAGCCACTGTCCGCGGGTTCCTCGAGCGGTATGTCGTGCCGCACCACGCCGAGTGGGAGCAGGCGGGCATCGTCGATCGCGGCGTCTGGCTCGAAGCCGGCAAGCACGGCCTGCTCGGTTTCGACGTGCCGGAGGAGTACGGCGGTGGCGGCGTCTCGGACTTCCGCTACAACGCGGTCCTCGTCGAGGAAGTCACTCGCGCGCACGCCTCCGGTATCGGCTTCGGCCTGCACAACGACGTCGTTGCGCCGTACCTGATCAAGCTGGCGACCGACGAGCAGAAGGCACGCTGGCTTCCCGGGTTCTGTTCCGGTGAGCTGATCACAGCGATCGCGATGAGCGAGCCGGCTGCCGGCTCGGACCTGCAGGGCATCCAGACCACAGCAGTCCGCGACGGCGACTCGTGGGTCGTGAACGGATCGAAGACGTTCATCACCAACGGCATCAACTCCGACCTGGTGGTCGTCGTGGTCAAGACCGACGCGGACAAGGGCGCGCATGGCATCTCGCTGCTGATGGTCGAGCGCGGCATGCCGGGGTTCGAGCGCGGCCGCAATCTCGACAAGATCGGGCTGAAGGCGCAGGACACCGCCGAACTCTTCTTCAGCGACGTCCGCGTGCCGGTGACCAACCTGCTCGGTGAGGAGAACCGCGGCTTCGTCCACCTGATGGACAACCTGCCGCAGGAGCGGTTGTCGATCGCGGTCGGTGCGGTCGCTGCGTCCGAGAACGTGCTTGCCGCAACCGTCGAGTACTGCAAGACCCGCACCGCCTTCGGCCGGCCGATCGGCTCCTTCCAGAACTCTCGGTTCGTCCTCGCCGAGCTGGCGACCGAGGTGGAGATCGCGCGGGTCTATCTCGACAAGGCGATCCTCGAGCTCAACGCGGGCCGGCTGAGTGTCACCGACGCCGCGATGGCGAAGTGGTGGACGACGGAGCTGCAGAAGCGCGTCATCGACGGCTGCCTGCAGCTACACGGCGGCTACGGCTACATGACCGAGTTCCCGATCGCGAAGGCTTATCTCGACAGCAGGGTGCAGACCATTTACGGCGGGACGACCGAGATCATGAAGGAGATCATCGGTCGCTCTCTCGGGCTATGA
- a CDS encoding LLM class F420-dependent oxidoreductase, with amino-acid sequence MTGYGITFPFEGVPLIEQRDLVERLPDLGYTDLWSAESHATDGFTPLALASVWAPRLRLGTAIIPVYTRGPATLAMSAATMAAAAPGRFVLGIGSSSNVIVEQWNDVPFESPYQKVRDMLRFLRAALSGEKVTENYETFSVKGFRLNTPPEVPPRILIAALRSGMLRLAGREADGAIVNWLSPEDVSTVAPYVREDNPDKEIAARIFVAPTADVEPARTIARFAIAAYLTVPVYRAFHEWLGRTELMAGMQDAWAAGDRKGALTAIPDELVDTLVVHGEPAACRERIQAYVEAGITTPVIALLPVGVSPTQAAADLAPR; translated from the coding sequence ATGACCGGCTACGGGATCACCTTCCCGTTCGAGGGCGTTCCGCTGATCGAGCAGCGGGACCTGGTCGAGCGGCTGCCCGATCTCGGCTACACCGACCTGTGGTCGGCCGAGTCGCACGCGACCGACGGCTTCACCCCACTGGCGCTGGCAAGCGTCTGGGCGCCACGACTGCGGCTGGGTACGGCGATCATCCCCGTCTACACCCGCGGGCCCGCGACGTTGGCGATGTCGGCGGCGACCATGGCAGCCGCGGCTCCGGGTCGATTCGTGCTGGGGATCGGTTCGTCCTCGAATGTGATCGTCGAGCAGTGGAACGACGTTCCGTTCGAGTCGCCGTACCAGAAGGTGCGCGACATGTTGCGTTTCCTACGTGCCGCGCTCTCGGGGGAGAAGGTCACCGAGAACTACGAGACGTTCTCGGTGAAGGGGTTCCGGCTCAACACGCCTCCCGAGGTGCCGCCCAGGATCTTGATCGCCGCGTTGCGCAGCGGGATGTTACGGCTGGCCGGGCGGGAGGCCGATGGAGCGATCGTCAACTGGCTCTCGCCGGAGGACGTCAGCACCGTCGCGCCGTACGTTCGGGAGGACAACCCCGACAAGGAGATCGCCGCGCGGATCTTCGTCGCGCCGACCGCCGACGTCGAACCCGCTCGGACGATCGCACGGTTCGCCATCGCGGCGTACCTCACCGTGCCGGTCTATCGGGCCTTCCACGAGTGGCTCGGCCGCACCGAGCTGATGGCGGGCATGCAGGACGCGTGGGCGGCGGGGGACCGCAAGGGCGCGCTGACCGCAATCCCGGACGAGCTGGTCGACACCCTCGTCGTGCACGGCGAGCCCGCGGCGTGCCGCGAGCGGATCCAGGCCTACGTCGAGGCCGGCATCACGACCCCGGTGATTGCCCTGCTTCCCGTCGGTGTCTCGCCCACGCAGGCCGCGGCCGACCTTGCGCCGCGTTGA
- a CDS encoding enoyl-CoA hydratase-related protein codes for MSDLVLYDVDGGVALLTLNRPDKLNAWTLDMGRDYLARMEQAATDPDVRVVVVTGAGRGFCAGADLSLLTELVAGAAPPQDGLRPEDQVEPTVPKPVIAAINGPCVGLGLTRAMYCDLRFLAAGTELSTAFARRGLVAEHGMSWMLPRLVGWSRAVDLLMSGRSVGSDEALAIGLVDRIADDALGAALDYAREIVRCCSPAALRDIKQQLWADAEATFREALDRSAGLMLASFSRPDLAEGVVSFLEKRAPDFPPLR; via the coding sequence ATGAGCGATCTGGTTCTGTACGACGTCGACGGCGGGGTCGCGCTTCTCACTCTGAACCGTCCCGACAAGCTCAATGCGTGGACCCTCGACATGGGTCGCGACTACTTGGCCCGCATGGAGCAGGCCGCGACCGACCCGGACGTGCGCGTCGTCGTCGTGACCGGGGCAGGGCGCGGCTTCTGTGCGGGCGCAGACCTGTCGCTGTTGACCGAGCTGGTGGCCGGCGCCGCGCCGCCGCAGGACGGTCTGCGGCCCGAGGACCAGGTCGAGCCCACCGTTCCCAAGCCGGTGATCGCCGCGATCAACGGGCCGTGCGTCGGTCTAGGCCTGACCCGGGCGATGTACTGCGACCTGCGGTTCCTCGCTGCCGGCACCGAGCTGTCGACTGCCTTCGCCAGACGCGGGCTGGTCGCCGAGCACGGGATGTCCTGGATGCTGCCGCGCCTCGTCGGGTGGTCGCGGGCGGTGGATCTGCTGATGTCAGGTCGGTCAGTCGGCTCCGACGAGGCGCTGGCGATCGGACTGGTCGACCGGATCGCCGACGACGCCCTCGGCGCGGCGCTGGACTACGCGCGGGAGATCGTCCGGTGCTGCTCACCGGCGGCGCTGCGTGACATCAAGCAGCAGCTATGGGCGGATGCCGAGGCAACCTTCCGCGAGGCACTCGACCGCTCGGCCGGCCTGATGCTGGCCTCGTTCTCCAGGCCGGACCTCGCGGAAGGTGTCGTCAGCTTTCTCGAGAAGCGCGCACCCGACTTCCCACCGTTGCGCTGA
- a CDS encoding acetate uptake transporter has product MAETTAVQPAAQPVALPTVADPAPLGLAGFAMTTLILSLHNTNTWAAGAFSAISLALAYGGGAQLLAGMWEFKRNNTFGATAFSSYGAFWIAFWYLNVHGGFTAADGPVVVGTFLLGWCIFTFYMTIASLRTNGAVFVVFALLTITFVLLTIGAFHSSPTATVPDGMTKAGGWFGVATAAAAWYASFAGVTNTTFGRPLIPVWPLTRP; this is encoded by the coding sequence ATGGCCGAAACGACTGCCGTTCAACCTGCGGCTCAACCCGTGGCCTTACCCACGGTGGCGGATCCCGCTCCGCTCGGGCTCGCGGGCTTCGCGATGACCACTCTCATCCTCAGCTTGCACAACACCAACACTTGGGCGGCCGGCGCGTTCTCCGCGATCTCGCTGGCACTCGCCTATGGCGGTGGTGCGCAGCTGCTCGCCGGGATGTGGGAGTTCAAGCGCAACAACACGTTCGGTGCGACCGCGTTCTCGTCGTACGGTGCGTTCTGGATCGCCTTCTGGTATCTGAACGTGCACGGTGGGTTCACGGCGGCCGATGGACCGGTTGTCGTCGGCACCTTCCTGCTCGGCTGGTGCATCTTCACCTTCTACATGACGATCGCCTCCCTTCGGACCAACGGCGCCGTTTTCGTGGTCTTCGCACTGCTGACAATCACGTTCGTGCTGCTGACCATCGGGGCGTTCCACTCCAGCCCAACCGCCACGGTGCCGGACGGGATGACGAAGGCGGGTGGCTGGTTCGGTGTCGCTACGGCGGCGGCGGCCTGGTACGCGTCGTTCGCCGGGGTAACGAACACCACCTTCGGCCGGCCACTCATTCCGGTCTGGCCGCTCACGCGGCCCTAG